AGCTTTCGGGTGAAGATTAAAAATGGCTCAGGTGACTGCATGCATGAAGATTTCTTTCACTCGCTGCTGAACCTGCGCCTCCGTCCACTCAGGATGCTGCTGGCGCAGACGGGCCGCCTTCAACTTACGCGCCGACCAATACAAGCCAAATGCCGTGCGTAGCTTTTGTGCGCCGGTCATTCTCTGCAAAGAAGCGATGTATTCGGGACTGAGGTCCGAGGCCATGAAATCAGTCTAGCGATTTTTCCTCCTCCAGCAATGGAGACCCACACTTTCTCTTGCACACGCATCGCCCCGCATTGAGTTCGGAGCATGCGCATGCTTCACACCGCAGATTGGCACCTCGGCGCCCGGCTCATTGAGCGGGAGCGGCTGGAGGAGCATGCGGCTTTTCTGACGTGGCTGTTGGAAGTGTTGCGTGCGGAACGCATCGACGTCCTGCTGATCAGTGGAGATGTCTTTGATGCCGCCAATCCGCCGCAGAATGCCATCGCCCTGTATTTCGATTTCATCCGACGGCTGGCAGAGTTGAAGACGGTTAAGACCGTCATCACCGGAGGCAATCACGACTCCGCCTCTCACCTCAATGCGCCGCGTGATCTTCTGCGCCACTTTGATGTGCATGTCTTTGGTCATGCCAGCCATCCTCACCTCGTCGATCTCGGGGATGTCGTCGTGGCCGCCGTGCCTTTCCTGCGTGAGCGGGATCTGCGCCAAGCCACGCCGGGAGAAACTCTCCAGACCGTGCATGACCATATCCGCTCTGCCATCCGCGATCACTATGCGACCCAACTCCATGCCGCACGTGAGCTCGCTCAGGCACGCCCCATCATCGCCATGGGGCACCTCACCGCATTGGGCGCCACCGCCAGCGATAGCGAGCGCGACATCCACATCGGCAATCTCGGTGCTGTGGGGGCCGATGTCTTCGCCGGGTTTGATTACACGGCGTTAGGCCATCTGCATCGTCCTCAGAAAGTCGGTGGCCTTGAGCACGTGCGCTACAGTGGATCCCCCCTTGCGCTCAGCTTCTCAGAAGCTGCGGATGCCAAGTCCGTCGCCATGGTGGAGATCGCCCCCCAAGCAAACGGCCTGACGATCGAACTCCTGCCCATTCCCACCCCACGTCAGCTCAATCGTGTGAAGGTCAATCGCGCCACGCTCACCGAAGATCTCGCCCTGGTGCCTGCGGGATGCTGGGCGGAAGTCACCGTAAAAATGGATTCCCCTGAACCGGATCTGGATCGCCATGTCCGCGAGGCTGCGACAGGCCGATTTGAAGTGCTCAAAGTCCTGGCCGATCTCCCCGCTTCTGAGTCGGCACCATGGCTCGTCACCGTCCCGGCTCTTCACGATCTGCAACCCCGCGATGTCTTCCGCGAGTTGCTGAAAGACAAGCAAATCGAGAACGAGGAACTGGAGCCCGTGTTTGATGAGTTGTTAGCGCTTCACGAAGCTGCCTCCCTATCATAATTCGATCTTCCCCACATGCGTCTCCTTGCCGTTCGGCTTCAGAATCTTAACTCCCTCAGTGGCACGCACGAGGTGCGGTTCGATGAAGCGCCGCTGAATGCTGCGGGGGTGTTCCTGATCACCGGTCCCACAGGCGCAGGTAAGTCCACGCTGCTGGATGCGATGACCCTGGCTTTGTATGGGCGCGCCGCACGCTATGGCAATGAAAAGGCGGATGAAATGATGAGCCGCCAGGCCACGGAATGTTACGCCGAGGTGGACTTTGAAACCGGTGGTCGGCACCTGCGCTCGACATGGCGATTGGGCAAAACCAAGACGGGCAATTTGAAACCGGTGCAGCGCACACTGGCGGATGCGCTCACGGGAGAAATCCTGGCGGATAAGGGGCGCGAAGTGGACCCGATGATCGAGTCCTTCACCGGGCTGGATGTGCAGCGTTTTTTACGTTCCGTGCTGCTAGCGCAGGGGCAGTTTGCTGCCTTTCTCAAAGCCAAGCCGAATGAACGTGCCGAGCTGCTGGAGCGCATCACCGGCACGGAGATCTATCGCTCTCTCTCCATCCGCGCTCATGAGACCTATCGGACCAAAGAAGAGCAGGTGAGTAAGCTGAAAGCCAGCCTCGGCGCGGTGACCGTGCTGGAGGAGGAAGCACGCGCGGCGCTGGAAACGACTCTGGCGCAAACACGCACGGTTGCGGAGGAGCTTAATGCGCAGAAAGACCGCGCCAGCACTCAGCTCCATGCCCAGCGTGAGCATGCTCAAATTGTCAAAGACCTCGCCCACGCAGCCGATACGCTGACACAGCTTCAGCAGGCGGAAGGCAAGACCACCCAGGCGGTCAAACGCGATCACGATGCTTGCGAAGAAGCCAAGCGACAACGCGCTCTACGCGAGCCCATCTGGGAACAAGTCGCAGGCATGGCCGCACAGAGTGAGCAGTATGAAAAGCAGCTCGAAGAAAGCCGTGCGAACTACAAGGAATGGGCCAAACAACAACTCGAGGCCAAAACCAAACTCGAAGCGGCTGAGAAAGCGCTAAAAAGTCATGTGCAGACCAGCCAAGCCCTGGAAACCTGGCTGCGTGAACATGCGGAGGATCGCACCCTGGGTGAAAGCCTGCCGGCCTTGAGCCAAGGTATCCGCCTCTGGCGCAGCGCCCATGAAAAACTCAGCGAGGGTCGCACGCTCCATGAGGAAGCGCAGACGCAGAAACAACGACTGACCGAGCTGGAGGGCCAGATCTCCACGCTGACAGATCAACTTACTGCCATCACCACTCAGGCCCAGCAAGCCCGGGCTGAGCAGGAACGCTTGACCCAGGCCCTCACCGCCCAGCGTGCGCTGGAGGAGCAGGCGCAGCTCGTGGCCAGCTTTGAGGAGCATCGCGACGATCTCGCTCCCGGCCAGCCCTGCCCGCTCTGCGGCGCCACCGAGCACCCTTACTTGAGCGGCAGCCTCAATGCCGACTCCCAACTGCATACTGCTCGCAAACTGCGCGCCGCTCTGGAAAAGCAGAGTCAAGACGCTAATCAACGATTCAGCAAATCGGAACGCGAGCAGGTGAAGCTGGAGGCCGAACTGAAAGCGGAGACGAAGCGGCGCGATGAACTGCACAAAACGCTCGCCGCCATCCGCGTGCCGGATCTGCCCGCTCTGGAGGCTCAGGAGATCCAAGCCCGCCAGAGTCTCACCTTCCCAGCCTCCAAGTCGAAGTTCAGCCCGCAGCATCCGAACGAAGCTGAACAGGCCCTGGATGACCTGCAACTCCGCGCCTCCACCTTCACCCGCCAGCAGCAGACCTTCACCCTCCGACAGCAGGAGCGTCAGAAGATCGAGACGGACATCTCCCTCTTCCGCCAGGACGAGACCGATAAAACGAAACGGATGGAAGAGCTGAAGGCAGAAGGCATTTCGCTGCGCTCGAAAGCCGACGCGCTGAAAGCTCAACTGAATACCTTGTTAGGTCAAAAGACCCTTCAGGAAGACCGTCAACAGCATGATCGGCAAGTCGCCAGCCTGGAGAAAGCCTGGCGCGATTCCGAAGCGGTTCACCAGCAACTGCAAAACAACCTCGCCGCAGCAAAGGCCAAGCAGGAGCAACTGGAGCAACGCCGCCAACCTTTTGCCCAAGCTCCCGTGCCGACTC
The DNA window shown above is from Prosthecobacter debontii and carries:
- the sbcD gene encoding exonuclease subunit SbcD, producing the protein MRMLHTADWHLGARLIERERLEEHAAFLTWLLEVLRAERIDVLLISGDVFDAANPPQNAIALYFDFIRRLAELKTVKTVITGGNHDSASHLNAPRDLLRHFDVHVFGHASHPHLVDLGDVVVAAVPFLRERDLRQATPGETLQTVHDHIRSAIRDHYATQLHAARELAQARPIIAMGHLTALGATASDSERDIHIGNLGAVGADVFAGFDYTALGHLHRPQKVGGLEHVRYSGSPLALSFSEAADAKSVAMVEIAPQANGLTIELLPIPTPRQLNRVKVNRATLTEDLALVPAGCWAEVTVKMDSPEPDLDRHVREAATGRFEVLKVLADLPASESAPWLVTVPALHDLQPRDVFRELLKDKQIENEELEPVFDELLALHEAASLS
- a CDS encoding AAA family ATPase, with the translated sequence MRLLAVRLQNLNSLSGTHEVRFDEAPLNAAGVFLITGPTGAGKSTLLDAMTLALYGRAARYGNEKADEMMSRQATECYAEVDFETGGRHLRSTWRLGKTKTGNLKPVQRTLADALTGEILADKGREVDPMIESFTGLDVQRFLRSVLLAQGQFAAFLKAKPNERAELLERITGTEIYRSLSIRAHETYRTKEEQVSKLKASLGAVTVLEEEARAALETTLAQTRTVAEELNAQKDRASTQLHAQREHAQIVKDLAHAADTLTQLQQAEGKTTQAVKRDHDACEEAKRQRALREPIWEQVAGMAAQSEQYEKQLEESRANYKEWAKQQLEAKTKLEAAEKALKSHVQTSQALETWLREHAEDRTLGESLPALSQGIRLWRSAHEKLSEGRTLHEEAQTQKQRLTELEGQISTLTDQLTAITTQAQQARAEQERLTQALTAQRALEEQAQLVASFEEHRDDLAPGQPCPLCGATEHPYLSGSLNADSQLHTARKLRAALEKQSQDANQRFSKSEREQVKLEAELKAETKRRDELHKTLAAIRVPDLPALEAQEIQARQSLTFPASKSKFSPQHPNEAEQALDDLQLRASTFTRQQQTFTLRQQERQKIETDISLFRQDETDKTKRMEELKAEGISLRSKADALKAQLNTLLGQKTLQEDRQQHDRQVASLEKAWRDSEAVHQQLQNNLAAAKAKQEQLEQRRQPFAQAPVPTPESLQELSTQVQQLTSLLAQKHTELGTLSQQLRHDDEARQRRDSGGAELKAAEEEALRWGRLRELIGSADGAKFSRFAQSLTLRQLIGLANEHLQVLAERYRLIAAPGDDLDLRIVDLYQANADRPMESLSGGESFLASLALALGLSELASHHHPIDSLFIDEGFGTLDSETLEIALSALENLRSRGKTIGLISHVELLKERLTTQIQVTKLTGGSSQLKVVS